The Pochonia chlamydosporia 170 chromosome Unknown PCv3seq00027, whole genome shotgun sequence genome has a window encoding:
- a CDS encoding C6 transcription factor FacB (similar to Cordyceps militaris CM01 XP_006668055.1) — translation MDSGTIAELHIDVQQIETQLPRSIASGTTSLPDSDSPLALSPKSTFNFSWVPEPQILSSPTHSSRSSRCRSSGSSSFASSLSSARSSTSHHGQGYRCGFGALQRSSVGPYAGTATGTSTGTSSPTVATAATTPRACSPSCMHGSLTGSPRPGLTAPGSLTANTLGLIGSKLTSTASLQAPCHAAPPPSLRCTTPPGLGPSSHSTSSSAAASPTPSFSSSALSSVPTSAPSSSLSTPVNRININTNTATASLFRSSGSSSSPTGVLSISSATTSPTSPTSISPRSTRPPVNVKMPPRPAKRSADGSGASDDDANGSGAGKLKLARSDRGPEDFSSVVKNRLQSYTRTGQACDRCKVRKIRCDALPEGCSHCINLNLECYVTDRVTGRTERRGYMQQLEREKNSMMSRIRDLEKLCADRGIEVKPFQGGVRAQSPPDGVDDEMGNASSAAQSTSTAVSNEGWSQYGSLWIKESSSPKPANNIIRFKTPRNEWQTRPEQSRWGVGADDAPLSSLKGMTLTLLGTTIETTAFEAPDVDEPLSVTDPSMPLYNKSVQAFLRSTMGVNPPVRVELPTRENAFMYAEWYFITIASFVPLLHKPTFMKLLTRVYDEPGFKASVPELVLVHMVFATILFQFGVRNSQTLEQRNNFNDLSNKHYHFALSKMYEIFSSTEFEALQALVLIASHTRAFPKPGSGSIVASMALHRALELNYHRRTKKPGEPTDLQNELRKRAWWNMMTVVVDINGKRGYPLPLSVQDFDVDFPEPIADELLSDDGVDTSRTLPCPYEVAIAGFKCVPMYMEMYANIFSVRRDESNYKNIVAALEAQMNQWEAELPASMRLNPPKKHDHEMVGPLFARTFMLEFRLHVRHPSLAMTTDQEMIAENTRICENAAREYLETVEHLSKMKALDTTWHQMSVYCVAILSMLVPQWERRFEITPEEVTKLREEMERWMNVVKEMSTLLGCGSGTSTQIAQLINRTMAWIEHDMPKEEMKSAIRTHANMKQEQQLPLQNAVSLAPPVSFGGSTSQHPSISSAGTSQTGDVTKNFYTADGTATAHATYPSLAYVEQPAQPTAQAATSYQHDQAGMFYPTATATAGTAHAAGHSQSDPLVNYASEAGQHLSHHTPDMMWRSSWQNWSAAIADSQERYSANALMTLGSADAGRSSVITPIMAGNGMPHAGGELPMVPQPASWPLIMFDQTPQE, via the exons ATGGACAGCGGCACGATTGCCGAGCTGCACATCGATGTCCAACAAATCGAAACGCAGCTTCCCAGGTCCATTGCCTCAGGCACAACATCCCTCCCCGATAGCGACTCACCTCTTGCTCTTTCGCCCAAGTCGACGTTTAACTTTTCATGGGTGCCGGAACCTCAGATTTTATCGTCACCAACACATTCATCTAGATCGTCTCGTTGTCGCTCCTcgggcagcagcagctttgcgagcagcttgagcagcGCAAGAAgctccaccagccaccacGGCCAGGGCTACCGGTGTGGCTTTGGCGCGTTGCAGCGATCCTCAGTGGGGCCTTATGCCGGAACTGCCACTGGCACTTCCACTGGCACCTCCAGTCCAACTGTTGCAACCGCTGCAACGACTCCCCGTGCCTGCTCGCCAAGTTGCATGCACGGGTCCCTGACCGGGAGCCCCAGGCCAGGCTTGACTGCTCCCGGCTCTTTGACCGCTAACACCTTGGGCTTGATTGGCAGCAAATTGACATCGACTGCATCTCTCCAGGCTCCATGTCATGCTGCTCCACCTCCATCGTTGCGATGCACCACTCCTCCGGGTCTGGGTCCATCAAGTCACTCTACATCAAGCTCGgctgcagcttctccaacaccatcatttTCATCCTCCGCTCTCTCTTCCGTTCCCACGTCGGCGCCCTCGTCCTCTCTGTCGACTCCAGTAAACCGTATTAATATCAATACAAACACTGCCACTGCCTCGCTATTTCGGAGCTCCGGCTCCAGCTCTAGTCCGACTGGCGTCCTCTCCATATCGTCGGCGACCACGTCGCCCACGTCGCCAACCAGCATCTCCCCGCGCTCGACAAGGCCGCCcgtcaatgtcaagatgcCTCCGCGGCCTGCCAAACGGTCCGCCGATGGCAGTGGAGCGAGCGACGACGATGCAAACGGCTCCGGTGCcggcaagctcaagctcgCACGCTCTGATCGTGGGCCGGAGGACTTCTCGTCCGTCGTCAAGAACCGTCTTCAATCGTATACACGCACCGGCCAGGCTTGCGACAGGTGCAAGGTGCGAAAGATCCGCTGCGATGCCCTGCCCGAAGGATGCTCGCACTGCATCAACCTAAATTTGGAGTGCTACGTCACGGATCGTGTCACTGGGCGCACCGAGCGTCGAGGCTACATGCAGCAGTTGGAACGAGAGAAGAACAGCATGATGTCACGCATTCGCGACTTGGAAAAGCTCTGCGCAGACAGGGGCATCGAGGTGAAGCCTTTCCAGGGCGGTGTCCGCGCACAAAGCCCTCCAGACGGTGTTGACGATGAGATGGGGAATGCGTCGTCAGCAGCTCAATCGACCTCCACCGCTGTTTCAAACGAGGGCTGGTCGCAATATGGTTCGCTCTGGATCAAGGAGAGCTCGTCACCGAAACCGGCAAATAACATCATCAGATTCAAAACGCCGCGGAATGAGTGGCAAACGAGACCCGAGCAGAGCCGTTGGGGCgttggtgctgatgatgcaCCACTCAGCTCTTTAAAGGGTATGACCCTTACGCTGCTAGGCACAACCATCGAGACCACTGCGTTTGAGGCTCCTGATGTCGACGAGCCTCTTTCCGTGACTGACCCGTCCATGCCTCTGTACAACAAATCGGTACAAGCGTTTCTTCGTTCAACCATGGGAGTGAATCCCCCCGTCCGGGTGGAACTGCCCACACGCGAGAATGCCTTCATGTACGCGGAGTGGTATTTTATCACCATTGCCTCGTTTGTGCCATTGCTGCACAAACCAACCTTTATGAAACTT TTAACGAGAGTGTACGATGAACCCGGATTCAAAGCCTCAGTACCCGAGTTGGTATTGGTGCACATGGTCTTTGCGACTATTTTGTTCCAATTCGGGGTTCGAAACAGCCAAACTCTGGAACAGcgcaacaacttcaacgaTCTTTCAAACAAGCATTACCATTTCGCCCTCAGCAAGATGTATGAGATCTTTTCATCCACCGAATTCGAGGCCTTGCAAGCATTGGTTCTCATTGCATCCCACACGAGAGCATTCCCCAAACCCGGCAGCGGCTCAATTGTTGCAAGCATGGCTTTGCACCGAGCACTTGAACTGAATTATCATCGGAGAACCAAAAAGCCTGGCGAACCGACGGACTTGCAGAACGAACTCCGCAAGCGAGCCTGGTGGAACATGATGACCGTTGTTGTGGACATCAATGGCAAACGAGGCTATCCTCTCCCCCTGTCTGTGCAGGACTTTGACGTCGACTTTCCCGAGCCGATTGCCGACGAGCTGCTGTCTGATGACGGCGTCGATACGTCTCGCACGCTTCCTTGCCCATACGAGGTTGCAATTGCCGGGTTTAAATGTGTTCCCATGTACATGGAGATGtacgccaacatcttcagcgtGCGGCGAGACGAAAGCAACTACAAAAATATTGTTGCCGCCTTGGAGGCGCAGATGAACCAGTGGGAGGCGGAACTTCCCGCGTCAATGCGGTTGAACCCGCCAAAGAAACACGACCACGAAATGGTTGGGCCCCTGTTTGCGCGCACCTTTATGCTAGAATTCCGCCTGCATGTCAGACATCCATCCCTAGCAATGACCACGGATCAGGAGATGATTGCTGAAAATACGAGAATCTGCGAGAACGCCGCAAGGGAATACCTTGAAACTGTAGAGCACCTGAGTAAGATGAAGGCTTTGGATACCACgtggcatcaaatgtctgTCTACTgtgttgccattttgtcCATGTTGGTACCACAGTGGGAGCGACGATTTGAGATCACTCCGGAAGAAGTAACAAAGCTGAGGGAAGAAATGGAGAGATGGATGAACGTGGTCAAGGAAATGAGCACCCTCTTAG GTTGTGGTAGCGGAACGAGTACTCAGATTGCACAACTAATAAATCGGACCATGGCCTGGATCGAGCACGATATGCCGaaagaggagatgaagagcGCCATTCGGACTCATGCCAATATGAAGCAAGAACAGCAGCTGCCATTGCAAAACGCAGTATCACTGGCACCCCCTGTCTCGTTTGGAGGCTCAACGTCCCAACATCCATCTATTTCATCGGCTGGCACTTCCCAGACTGGAGATGTTACCAAAAACTTCTACACCGCCGACGGTACGGCCACGGCGCATGCGACATACCCGTCGCTTGCCTATGTTGAGCAGCCAGCTCAGCCAACCGCCCAAGCGGCAACTTCCTACCAGCACGATCAGGCGGGCATGTTTTATCCCACAGCTACCGCGACCGCTGGCACGGCACATGCAGCTGGTCACTCTCAATCTGACCCCCTCGTGAATTATGCTTCCGAGGCGGGGCAGCATCTCAGTCACCATACCCCAGACATGATGTGGAGGTCATCGTGGCAGAATTGGTCTGCGGCCATCGCCGACAGCCAGGAAAGATACAGTGCCAATGCGTTAATGACGCTCGGCAGCGCCGACGCCGGCAGAAGCTCAGTTATCAcgcccatcatggctggcaaCGGGATGCCTCACGCTGGCGGGGAATTGCCCATGGTGCCACAACCAGCATCATGGCCGTTGATCATGTTTGATCAAACACCTCAAGAGTAG
- a CDS encoding chaperone protein HSP31 (similar to Aspergillus oryzae RIB40 XP_001727191.2), translated as MTKALIAITSAHAPLYPDGKETGLFITEALHPFEVFRKFGFEVDLVSETGTYQPDWLSQQKDWLSDEERAIWEDHTSEFRSKLDKLLKPSDIDPAQYTIFFASAGHASLIDYPNAKGLQSIAAKMYSNGAIISAVCHGGAIFPGIIDPSTSKSIISGKKVTGFTTRGEEEEGVLDTIKSWDRPTIESSAASAGATYVSPPGPWDAFAISDGRIVTGANPASATATAEEVLKVFRTL; from the exons ATGACAAAGGCCCTCATCGCCATTACTTCCGCCCACGCTCCGTTGTATCCGGACGGCAAAGAAACTG GTCTCTTCATCACCGAGGCCCTCCATCCATTTGAGGTGTTCCGCAAGTTTGGGTTCGAGGTTGATCTTGTGTCTGAGACGGGCACCTATCAGCCTGACTGGCTGTCGCAGCAGAAAGATTGGCTGTCTGACGAGGAACGGGCTATCTGGGAAGATCATACCAGCGAGTTTCGATCCAAGTTGGATAAACTTCTGAAGCCCAGCGATATTGACCCCGCTCAG TAtaccatcttcttcgcctcAGCTGGCCATGCTTCGCTGATCGATTATCCCAATGCAAAGGGCTTGCAATCCATTGCCGCAAAGATGTACAGCAATGGTGCAATCATCTCCGCAGT ATGCCATGGTGGTGCAATCTTCCCGGGGATTATTGACCCATCTACTTCCAAGTCCATTATTTCTGGTAAAAAAGTTACAGGTTTCACCACGCggggtgaagaggaggaaggcgTCCTAGACACCATCAAGAGCTGGGACCGGCCCACGATTGAGTCGTCAGCCGCCAGCGCAGGAGCAACAT ATGTTTCACCTCCAGGGCCATGGGATGCTTTTGCCATCTCAGACGGACGTATTGTTACCGGCGCCAACCCAGCTAGTGCTACCGCCACGGCTGAAGAGGTTCTCAAGGTGTTTCGCACGCTTTAA
- a CDS encoding proline oxidase PrnD (similar to Cordyceps militaris CM01 XP_006668057.1), whose protein sequence is MRPAPPRGFACLPVQRAATFSSTESFSSTYALLASAVLRANHGRITTVPKGSFALMTQQRRRIHSSERKSSTVAELPGAVPPPANLEPGRAPLSVLPLSMIIRSLATTVVSSSPLLLPPSLQIMTLLAHSTNPILNPDRNPVLRYLLKKSFYAQFCAGENPAEVQTTINSLKNIGFTGVILGYAREVVLTEKQAEEVELAAGQETQKVIDNEIVPWAEGTLETVRLAQPGDFVALKFTGAGSLALHELKHRLPASPYLYKSIDSICQLAHERGVRLLFDAEQDALQDGIDDWTMEFSKKYNTSPETATIYGTYQAYKKKTPAVLERHLAMAQEGDFSLGVKLVRGAYLGSDPRECFFETKEGTDACYDGIAASVLTRQWNATLEGNGEYPAAHIVLATHNAESVQKARAICDAGGAKSDIAFAQLQGMADEISCELVEASQSARADAAVAAPKLPAYKYLVWGTTGECMKYLLRRAHENKDAVQRTKSGRDAMWAEFVRRVKNTFRLA, encoded by the exons ATGAGACCCGCCCCTCCTCGCGGGTTTGCATGCTTGCCCGTTCAGAGGGCCGCTACTTTTTCGAGCACAGAATCATTCTCATCCACATACGCTCTTCTCGCCTCCGCCGTGTTGCGCGCCAACCATGGCCGCATCACCACAGTTCCCAAGGGCAGCTTTGCCCTCATGAcccagcagcggcggcgCATTCACTCCTCGGAGCGCAAGTCCTCCACCGTCGCTGAGCTTCCAGGTGCCGTTCCTCCTCCTGCCAACTTGGAACCAGGCCGCGCACCACTCTCAGTCCTGCCCTTGAGCATGATCATCCGCTCCTTGGCCACGACTGTCGTatcttcttcccctttgcTTCTCCCGCCCTCGCTGCAGATTATGACTCTGCTGGCACACAGCACCAACCCCATTCTTAACCCCGACAGAAACCCCGTTCTTCGGTACCTGCTCAAGAAATCATTCTATGCCCAGTTCTGTGCTGGCGAGAACCCTGCTGAAGTGCAGACCACCATTAACAGTTTGAAGAACATTGGTTTTACTGGCGTGATTCTGGGATATGCTCGCGAGGTCGTCTTGACGGAGAAACAAGCGGAGGAGGTCGAATTGGCCGCGGGCCAGGAGACCCAAAAGGTCATCGATAACGAAATTGTCCCTTGGGCTGAGGGCACTCTCGAGACTGTTCGGTTGGCGCAACCTGGAGACTTTGTGGCTCTCAA ATTCACTGGCGCTGGCAGCCTTGCTCTTCATGAACTCAAGCACCGCCTCCCTGCTAGCCCCTACCTGTACAAGTCGATTGACTCCATCTGCCAGCTTGCTCACGAGCGCGGTGTGCGTCTTCTGTTCGATGCTGAACAGGATGCCCTGCAGGATGGTATTGACGACTGGACCATGGAATTCTCCAAGAAGTACAACACATCTCCCGAGACTGCCACCATCTATGGAACGTACCAAgcgtacaagaagaagacccCTGCCGTACTGGAGCGCCACCTCGCCATGGCCCAGGAGGGCGACTTTTCACTTGGTGTCAAGCTTGTTCGTGGAGCATACCTCGGATCCGATCCTCGAGAATGCTTCTTCGAAACCAAAGAGGGAACCGACGCGTGTTACGACGGCATTGCTGCCAGTGTTCTGACCCGTCAGTGGAACGCTACTCTTGAGGGCAACGGCGAATATCCTGCGGCCCATATTGTCCTTGCTACCCACAACGCCGAGTCAGTTCAGAAGGCCCGCGCCATCTGCGATGCTGGCGGTGCCAAATCCGATATCGCATTCGCCCAGCTTCAAGGCATGGCCGACGAAATTAGCTGCGAGCTGGTTGAGGCCAGCCAATCTGCACGAGCCGACGCCGCCGTCGCAGCCCCCAAGTTGCCTGCATACAAGTATCTCGTCTGGGGTACGACCGGCGAGTGCATGAAATACCTGCTTCGACGCGCACACGAGAACAAGGACGCCGTCCAGCGTACCAAGAGCGGTCGTGACGCCATGTGGGCTGAATTCGTCCGCCGCGTCAAGAACACCTTCCGCCTTGCATAG
- a CDS encoding C6 transcription factor (similar to Cordyceps militaris CM01 XP_006670713.1) translates to MSAPSEAWSCVLCHLTASVTYEPNKEAPEGEYGLPEMPAAQTRSMAMVLGMRLRTGLIEGLNSQHSSTTSTHAESLANDAGSRPSVEATAVLPESSIVDLSTMIFSKMSRDRGMDHDTSALPGGHKIAHFQHLRGRHWRQIVEWQLPPDDVLEKLVDQFFASVFHERSFRQMYANLVASEQVSYHEENFLWLSMLVVGLGAHYSSISPSAEQTDLNLQQLSQTLLTSIELRYLQIIGCSTLEAVQICVLLGSFHLFNGRPNAALGILGSGVKIAQIIGLHRESMWRGVSSVAREARRRTWWALEVFDKYAAIAFGRPCSIDDSDCDVAMVSEPRAETEPLLLYHQWKFRLYRIMGPFLGRRLQTNRLENVSSIHRQLSQWREEVPAALRIETHETTSERLSLLEMQALSLQLTYDNLQIILHRSAAFHMTDDAKNAESTGITNPFSHQQLFESAIRTSELYKYSHALQECRRTHANMHIGITLFTAGVVLCAICLFQPMSEVSQKAKTGIMRIIRICQDNSSAQHLVSVQCVKILEGLVAAVLQLENQVITGRSTDSVATMEIQRDRSEGRGESPEATSLGPDATGSSTVHGLGRRDDRALDPLQEVFARHVQRSFPPRDSQGDLPTRDGAVGQQEPQDSELAPDQVLDPAMGFDWNGDLSLLMDSGLGDASQLWLWADSLNFDSFTESNEGR, encoded by the exons ATGTCAGCTCCGTCGGAGGCATGGAGTTGTGTTTTGTGCCATCTTACAGCATCAGTAACTTATGAACCGAACAAGGAAGCGCCAGAAGGTGAATACGGCCTGCCAGAGATGCCGGCAGCGCAAACTAGGAGTATGGCCATGGTTCTCGGGATGCGGTTGAGGACTGGGCTAATTGAAGGCTTGAACAGT CAACATTCTTCGACGACGTCCACACACGCGGAATCTTTAGCCAACGATGCGGGAAGCAGACCCTCTGTTGAGGCCACGGCCGTGCTGCCGGAGAGCAGTATCGTGGATTTGAGCACCATG ATATTCTCCAAGATGAGCCGAGATCGCGGTATGGATCATGATACGTCGGCATTGCCAGGCGGACACAAGATTGCACACTTCCAACACCTCCGGGGTCGACATTGGCGCCAGATTGTCGAATGGCAACTTCCACCTGATGATGTGCTTGAAAAGCTTGTCGACCAGTTCTTTGCATCT GTGTTTCATGAACGGTCATTCCGCCAGATGTATGCTAACCTTGTTGCTTCCGAACAAGTCTCTTACCACGAGGAAAACTTCCTGTGGTTAAgcatgttggttgttggtcttggggcTCATTATTCTTCAATATCCCCATCTGCGGAACAGACTGATCTCAACTTGCAGCAACTATCTCAAACGCTCCTAACCAGCATTGAGCTCCGATACCTGCAAATTATCGGCTGCTCAACTTTGGAAGCGGTTCAGATATGCGTCCTACTGGGAAGTTTTcatctcttcaatggccGACCAAATGCTGCCTTGGGAATACTAGGAAGCGGCGTCAAAATTGCCCAGATCATCGGGTTGCATCGTGAATCAATGTGGAGAGGTGTGTCGAGTGTGGCCAGGGAGGCGCGGCGACGAACATGGTGGGCTTTGGAGGTGTTTGATAA GTATGCGGCTATTGCTTTCGGACGGCCATGCAGTATTGACGATTCCGACTGCGATGTTGCCATGGTGTCCGAGCCTAGAGCCGAGACGGAGCCGTTGCTTCTGTATCACCAGTGGAAGTTTCGACTGTATAGAATCATGGGACCTTTCCTCGGCCGGCGGCTGCAAACTAATCGGCTCGAAAACGTCAGTTCTATACACCGTCAATTATCGCAGTGGCGAGAGGAAGTGCCGGCGGCCCTGAGAATAGAGACCCACGAAACGACGTCTGAACGGCTATCGCTGCTGGAAATGCAAGCTCTGTCTCTACAACTCACCTATGACAATCTTCAAATTATCCTACACCGTAGCGCAGCATTCCACATGACGGATGATGCAAAGAATGCCGAAAGCACAGGCATTACAAATCCCTTCTCCCACCAGCAGTTATTTGAGTCTGCCATACGGACATCGGAGCTGTACAAATATTCGCATGCGTTGCAAGAATGTCGGAGGACACATGCCAATATGCATATCGGAATCACGCTTTTCACGGCTGGAGTTGTTCTGTGCGCGATTTGCCTCTTTCAACCTATGTCCGAGGTCAGTCAAAAGGCCAAGACTGGTATCATGCGTATCATTCGGATCTGCCAGGACAACTCGTCTGCGCAACATCTCGTCTCGGTGCAGTGTGTCAAGATTTTGGAAGGGTTGGTTGCGGCTGTTTTGCAGCTCGAGAATCAGGTCATAACAGGGAGATCGACGGATTCTGTTGCTACTATGGAGATCCAAAGGGACAGATCTGAGGGCCGAGGTGAGAGTCCTGAAGCTACTTCTCTCGGACCGGATGCGACAGGTAGCTCTACTGTTCATGGTTTGGGTAGACGAGATGACCGCGCATTGGACCCCCTGCAAGAAG TATTCGCTCGTCATGTACAAAGGTCTTTTCCTCCAAGGGATTCGCAAGGGGACTTGCCGACAAGGGATGGAGCTGTtggccaacaagagccaCAGGACTCGGAGTTGGCACCCGACCAAGTATTAGATCCGGCGATGGGATTCGATTGGAATGGCGATTTGTCTCTGCTGATGGACTCCGGACTTGGAGATGCTAGCCAGTTGTGGCTTTGGGCGGATTCGTTGAATTTTGACTCGTTCACGGAATCTAACGAGGGAAGATGA